The Stenotrophomonas sp. BIO128-Bstrain region GCCGAGGCGCAGGGACTGCGCACCACCACCGTGCACGTGCTTGACCGCTATGCCGCCGACGGCATCATCGATACCGCCACTGAACGCGGCAGCGACCTGATCGTGATGACCTCGCATGGTCGCCGTGGCGTCACCCGTGTGCTGCTCGGCAGCCAGACCGCCGAAGTGCTTGCACGCAGCACGGTACCGGTACTGGTCATCCGGTAACGGGGAAAGCGGTAGTGCCGGCCGCTGGCCGGCTCCCAGGTTGGCCCGATGCAGGCGCAGCCGGCCAGCGCCCGGCACTACCTCCCCCTTCGTCGCAAAGCGTGCGCGTCCGATCCGTCGCAAAGCGCGAGCGCCCGATCAATCGCAAAGCGTGCGCGTCCGATCAGTCGCGCAGCTTCAACGTCTGCGATTCATCCAGCGTGCCATCGGGCTGCAGCACCACATAGCGCTCGCCGTGGCGGTCGAACAGTACCGGGATCGGGTCGCGGAACAGCGGGCGGCGCACGAAGCGCAGCTGCCAGCCGAAATGCTCCAGCGTTTCCACCGCCTGGCGCTGCTCCGCCGTCAGGCCGGCGCGCAGTTCAGCCGGGTTCGGGGCAGTGCGGCGTTCGGGTGTGGTCATCGAGCGTAGGCGTGCAGGGACGGGCGTGTTGCCCCGGCCACCGCGTGCGGACACGGGGGGCGGCCGGGCGGACAGCGCCGCGGTTCACCAGCTGTAGAGCTTCCAGTAGACCGGCGAGACGCCGTCCTTGTCACTGTCCATGCGGCCATCGCCGTTCTGGTCATACATGTAGAACGGGGCACCGCGCGACGGGGTCACCTTGACCATCCGCAGCTGGCCACCCACCCGGTATTCCTCGATGGTGTCGCCGTTGTCCTGGACCGTCTTGACCACGTCGGCACCGGTGACATCGACCGGGGGCCTGCCGCCGCCACCGGTGGCACAGCCGGCCAGCGCGAGCAGGCCTGCGAGCAACAGAATCTTCATGGGCCGGGAGTCCTTGGGCGAAGAGGGCCTGATTATGCCCGATGGATCGTGAGCCCGGTGCCGACGACGGTCAGGGCCGGGCGCGTAGAATCGTCGCATGAGCCGATTAGTCCTGATTGACGGGTCCAGTTACCTGTATCGCGCGTTCCACGCGCTTCCGCCGCTGACCAACGCACACGGTGAACCCACCGGCGCATTGTTCGGTGTGGTCAACATGCTGCGCGCCACCCTGAAGGAGCGCCCCGAGTTCGTCGCTTTCGTGGTCGATGCGCCGGGCAAGACCTTCCGTGACGACCTGTACGCCGACTACAAGGCCAACCGCCCGCCGATGCCCGACGACCTGCGCCCGCAGATCGAGCCGATGTGCCGCATCGTCGAAGCGCTGGGCCTGAGCATCCTGCGCATCCCCGGCGTGGAAGCCGATGATGTGATCGGCACGCTGGCCCTGCAGGGCCACCGCGATGGCCTGCAGGTCACCATTTCCACCGGTGACAAGGACTTCGCCCAGTTGGTCCGCCCGGGCATCGAGCTGGTCAACACCATGACCGGCAGCCGCATGGATTCGGACGCGGCGGTGATGGAGAAGTTCGGCGTGCGTGCCGACCAGATCGTCGACCTGCTGGCGCTGATGGGCGACGCGGTGGACAACGTGCCGGGTGTGGAAAAGTGCGGCCCCAAGACCGCTGCCAAGTGGCTGGCCGAGTACCAGCACCTGGACGGCGTGATCGCCGCGGCCCCGACCATGAAGGGCAAGATCGGCGAAAACCTGCGCGCGGCGCTGGAGCGCCTGCCGCTCAACCGCGAGCTGGTCACGATCCGCACCGACGTGCCGCTGGAGGTGACGCCGCAGACGCTGCCGCTGCGCGAGCCGGATGTGCCCTCGCTGAGCGAGCTGTACCTGCGCTACGGTTTCACCCAGGCCCTCAAGGAGCTGGGCGGCCCGGTGCCGGCCCCCGCTGCCGCCAGCGATGCCCCGGTCAGCCTGCGCGGCACCGCGGCCGGCTACGCCCGCGGCACGGCGGAGGAGGCGGTGGTGCCGGTCGACCCGGCGCTCTCCGCCCCCGGTGAGTACGAGATGGTGCTGACCACTGAGCAGCTCGACGCCTGGGTGCAGCGCCTGGCCACGGCCGAGCTGATCTCCTTCGATACCGAGACCGACGCGCTGGACGCCATGCGCGCCAACCTGGTCGGCATCAGCCTGGCGGTCGAGCCGGGCCGGGCGGCCTACATCCCGGTCGGCCATGACTACCCGGGTGCGCCGGCCCAGCTGCCGCGCGAGCAGGTGCTGGCAGCGCTGCGCCCTGCCCTGGAAGACCCCACCAGGAAGAAGCTTGGCCAGCACGGCAAGTACGACCTGCACGTGCTGCGCCGCCACGGCGTGAACCTGCAGGGGTACCACGACGACACCATGCTGGAGAGCTTCGTGCTCAATTCCACCGCCACGCGCCATGACATGGACTCGCTGGCGATGCGCTACCTGGGCTACACCACGATCAAGTTCGAGGAGGTGGCCGGCAAGGGCGCCAAGCAGATCTCGTTCTCGCAGGTGGGCCTGGACGAAGCGTGCCGTTACGCTGCTGAAGATGCCGACGTGACCCTGCGCCTGCACCACGCGCTGCAGCCACAACTGCAGGCCACGCCCTCGCTGGACGGCGTCTACCGCGACATCGAGATGCCGCTGGTGCCGGTGCTGGCGCGGATCGAAGCCAATGGCGTGCACATCGACATGGCCGAGCTGCGCCGGCAGAGCCAGGACCTGGGCTCGCGCATGCTGGCCGCCCAGCAGAAGGCCACCGAGCTGGCCGGGCGCACCTTCAACCTGGATTCGCCCAAGCAGCTGCAGGCCGTGCTGTTCGACGAACTGCAGTTGCCGGCACTGGTGAAGACGCCCAAGGGCCAGCCCAGCACCAACGAAGAGGCGCTGGAGGCGATCGCCGAGCAGCATGAACTGCCGCGGGTGATCCTGGAGTACCGCGGGCTGGCCAAGCTGCGCAGCACCTATACCGACAAGCTGCCGGAGATGATCAACCAGGACACCGGGCGGGTACACACCAGCTACCACCAGTCCGGCGCCGCCACCGGCCGGCTGTCCTCGTCCGACCCGAACCTGCAGAACATCCCGATCCGCACCGAGGACGGCCGCCGCATCCGCCGCGCCTTCGTCGCCCCGCCGGGCCGCAAGATCCTGGCCTGCGATTACTCGCAGATCGAACTGCGGATCATGGCCCACCTCTCCGAAGACCCCGGCCTGGTGCGGGCCTTCGAGCAGGGCGTGGACGTGCACCGTGCGACCGCGGCCGAAGTCTTCAGCCGCAGCCTGGAAGAGGTCACCTCCAACGAACGCCGGGCCGCCAAGGCGATCAACTTCGGCCTGATGTACGGCATGAGTGCGTTCGGGCTGGCCCGCAACCTGGGCATCGACCGCGGCCAGGCCCAGGATTACGTGGCGCTGTACTTCAGCCGCTACCCGGGCGTGCGTGATTTCATGGAACGGATGCGCCAGCAGGCCCGTGACCAGGGCTACGTGGAGACCCTGTTCGGCCGTCGGCTGTACCTGAACGACATCAACGCCCGCAACCAGGGCCTGCGCGCCGGGGCGGAACGCGCCGCCATCAATGCCCCCATGCAGGGCACGGCGGCCGACATCATCAAGCGCGCCATGGTGAAGGTGGACAGCTGGCTCCAGGACCACAGCGACCAGGCCAAGATGATTCTGCAGGTACACGATGAACTGGTCTTTGAAACCGAAAGCAGTTTCCTCGACACCTTGCGTTTGAAAGTCGTTGAATTGATGTCGTCAGCGGCCGAACTTCGGGTACCGCTGGTGGTGGATGCCGGCGTCGGTGATAACTGGGATGAGGCACATTGAGGCCTGAATCACAGTCAAAAGGCTGAATTGGTTCATTGCGCCACGATAATCTGACTGTTGGATGAATGTTTCCGGGAAGAGGGGCGGATTAATTGGGCCCCTTCACGAACTATCAATGTTCGGAGTGCTTTGATAGACCTCGACAGGCGCAATGCCTGTTGTGGATCTCTCCCATCCCCTGGAGCAGATCTCGGAACGGGGGCTCCTCCCCAAGCACCCGTTCCCCGGCCCCGCTAACCTCCCCCTGGTTGGCGGGGCTTTTTATTTGTGGCGCCGAAAACAGCCCCTCCGCGACGCCCGGCCATTGCCTCGCAGCGGGTGCCGGCCCATGCTGGCTGGACGAGTCCGGGGAAAGGCAATGAGCGACCTGTTTGCATTGGCCATGCCGTGGTGGGAATTCATCCTGCGCGCGGTGGTGGTGTACGTGGTGGTCCTGGGCATGGTCCGGCTGTCCGGCAAGCGCGCGCTGGGCCAGATCACCCCGTTCGACGTGCTGCTGATCGTGTTGCTCGGCAACGCGGTGCAGAACGCCCTGCTGGGCCAGGACACCTCCCTGGGCGGCGGTCTGCTGCTGGCGGCGACGCTGATCTCGATCAACTACGGCGTGGGCTGGCTCAGCACGCGCAGCCGACGGGTGGAAACCCTGGTTGAAGGCGAGCCGATCCTGATTGCCCGCGACGGCAAGGTGCTCGATTCCGTGCTCAAGCGCGAACTGGTCACCCCGGCCGATCTGGACGCGGCGATGCGCCAGCAGGGCTGCCTGTCCATCGACGATGTCGCCCTGGCCGTGCTGGAGATCAACGGCCACATCACGATCGTGCCGAAGAAGGCGTAGAGCCACCCCATGGGTGGCTGCCATCTTTGGGACCGCAGCCACCCATGGGGTGGCTCTACCCGACGGGTGCCACCCATGCACCGCATGCGAAATCCATGCCGGCCCATGCGGTGGCGCGCTGGGTTACACCCAGTCGCGCGGCACGAGATAGTCGGCCAAACGCGCCTCGTCGCTGCCGGCCTCCGGCTGGAAGCCATACTCCCAGCGCACGCGCGGGGGCAGGCTCATCAGGATGCTCTCGCTGCGCCCACCGCTCTGCAGCCCGAACAGGGTGCCGCGGTCGTAGACCAGGTTGAACTCGACATAGCGGCCGCGCCGGTACAGCTGGAATTCGCGCTCGCGCTCGCCATACGGCGTGTCCTTGCGGCGCTCGACCAGCGGCAGATAGGCGTCCATGAAGCCATCGCCGACCGCGCGCAGATACGCAAAATCGCGCTCGAAGTCGCCATGCAGGTCGTCGAAGAACAATCCGCCTACGCCCCGCGTCTCGTTGCGGTGGCGCAGGAAGAAATACTCATCGCACCAGCGCTTGTGCGCCGCATAGCGCTCTTCGCCGAAGGGCGCGCACAGATCATGCGCAACCTGGTGCCAGTGCCGCACGTCTTCGTCGATCGGGTAGAACGGGGTGAGATCGAAGCCCCCGCCGAACCAGGACGCCACCGCCACGCCATCGCGCTCGGCGCGGAAGTAGCGCACGTTGGCGTGCGTGGTCGGCAAATAGGGATTGGCCGGATGGAACACCAGCGAGACGCCGGTCGCGCGCCATGACGCGCCGGCCAGCTCCGGCCGGTTCGCCGAGGCCGATGGCGGCAGGCGGGTACCGGCCACATCGGAGAACCCGATCCCGGCCTGCTCGAACACGGCGCCATCGCGCAGGATGCGGGTACGGCCACCGCCACCCTCCGCACGCTGCCAGAGATCTTCGGCAAAGCGGGCCTGGCCGTCGGCGGTTTCGATCGCCGCACAGATGCGGTCCTGCAGGTCGGTCAGATACGCGCGGACGCGGTCGAAGTCGTTCATGGCGCTACTTTACCGCAGGCCGGTGCACGGCCTGCGTGTGCTCAGTGGCCGCTCTTGCGGTTGCGGTTGCTGCTGTCCTTTGTCGCGGCAGGGGCCTGGGCCGGCGCATCGGCATCGTCGTCCGCCTCGGCCTCGGCGGCCATGCGCTCGGCGATCTGCTCCAGCCCGGCGCTGACCTGCATCAGGCCCCAGTTGCGGGTCGCGTGCACATCGCAGGCGACGTGGGTACCGTTGCCGTCCTTTGCGCAGATCGCGGCCATCTGCTCGGGCAGCGCCTCGTCACCGGTGTGTTCGTAGACGCTGGCCAGGTTCTCGCAGCCCTCGCGCACGCCGGCGGTGCACAGCGTCAGATAGAACGGCGACGCCTCGGCCCAGCGGTTGCGCAGCGCCAGCTGATGACCAGCGGCATTGCAGCCCTGCAGCTTGCCGGCCGCGCAGCACGCCTGGGCACCGCCTTCGCGGGCCAGCTTCGGGCAGTCCTGCGGCAGCGGGGTTTCGACGAAGACCACCGGCGCGCTGCACTGCTGCGCCTCGCCGGTGTGTGCGTAGTAGCTGAAGCGGTTCCAGCTGTCCATGCCGATGAGGTTGCCATTGGCCAGGCGCTTGAAGACGAAATCGTCGCCCTGGTCGTGACGCACGCGGATGTCGCCATCGACCAGGCGCGCGCGCAGTTTGCCACCGAAGCCGCTGTCGATCATGCCGCCATCGCCGAACGGCAGATGGTCCATCAGGCCCTGGCTGGCCACATAGCTGCCGCAGGGCAGGGACGTGGCTGCCACCGGGCTCAACGCCGTAGCGTCCAGCCCGGCCAGCGGGGCGGCCCGCTCACAGGCGCGCGGGTCGTGGCCCCGGGTGCAGGCCCGCTGCAGTGCGTCGCGGGCGGGAACCAGGCGGCCGGCGTCCCACAGTGCTTCGGCGGCCTTGGCGCAGAACGTGCCGCCGGTCTGTGCCTGGCAGATCGCGGTGATCTCATCGAGCTGCGCGGCCGGCAGCGGCGAGGCATCAGCGGCGGCGAGGCCGCCGAGCAGGGCCTTGGCAAAGGCCTGGCCCATGGCGTCACGCGCGGCCTCCAGGCAGGCGGCCTGGTCGTACTGGGCGGAGTCGGGCTTGCAGACCTCCGGCGCGTCCCTGTCCGGGCCTTCATCCCGCGTGGCGGCCAGCGTCCTGGCTTCGTGCGCCCCGGTCTGGAAGTTGGCCAGCAGGCGCTTGCAGGCGGCCGGGACATCCTCGCGGCACCACTGGCGGAGGCGGTCGTTGCTGGCGAAAAGCATGTCGTCCAGGCAGGTGCCGATCTCGGCCCGGCAGGACGCAGCGGGGAACACCGTGGCGGGGCGACAGGTGGCGGCCTTCTGCAGGCGGTACGCGTTGAAGCGGTCGCTGAGCCGGCG contains the following coding sequences:
- a CDS encoding DUF2782 domain-containing protein; this encodes MKILLLAGLLALAGCATGGGGRPPVDVTGADVVKTVQDNGDTIEEYRVGGQLRMVKVTPSRGAPFYMYDQNGDGRMDSDKDGVSPVYWKLYSW
- the polA gene encoding DNA polymerase I; the encoded protein is MSRLVLIDGSSYLYRAFHALPPLTNAHGEPTGALFGVVNMLRATLKERPEFVAFVVDAPGKTFRDDLYADYKANRPPMPDDLRPQIEPMCRIVEALGLSILRIPGVEADDVIGTLALQGHRDGLQVTISTGDKDFAQLVRPGIELVNTMTGSRMDSDAAVMEKFGVRADQIVDLLALMGDAVDNVPGVEKCGPKTAAKWLAEYQHLDGVIAAAPTMKGKIGENLRAALERLPLNRELVTIRTDVPLEVTPQTLPLREPDVPSLSELYLRYGFTQALKELGGPVPAPAAASDAPVSLRGTAAGYARGTAEEAVVPVDPALSAPGEYEMVLTTEQLDAWVQRLATAELISFDTETDALDAMRANLVGISLAVEPGRAAYIPVGHDYPGAPAQLPREQVLAALRPALEDPTRKKLGQHGKYDLHVLRRHGVNLQGYHDDTMLESFVLNSTATRHDMDSLAMRYLGYTTIKFEEVAGKGAKQISFSQVGLDEACRYAAEDADVTLRLHHALQPQLQATPSLDGVYRDIEMPLVPVLARIEANGVHIDMAELRRQSQDLGSRMLAAQQKATELAGRTFNLDSPKQLQAVLFDELQLPALVKTPKGQPSTNEEALEAIAEQHELPRVILEYRGLAKLRSTYTDKLPEMINQDTGRVHTSYHQSGAATGRLSSSDPNLQNIPIRTEDGRRIRRAFVAPPGRKILACDYSQIELRIMAHLSEDPGLVRAFEQGVDVHRATAAEVFSRSLEEVTSNERRAAKAINFGLMYGMSAFGLARNLGIDRGQAQDYVALYFSRYPGVRDFMERMRQQARDQGYVETLFGRRLYLNDINARNQGLRAGAERAAINAPMQGTAADIIKRAMVKVDSWLQDHSDQAKMILQVHDELVFETESSFLDTLRLKVVELMSSAAELRVPLVVDAGVGDNWDEAH
- a CDS encoding YetF domain-containing protein, with product MSDLFALAMPWWEFILRAVVVYVVVLGMVRLSGKRALGQITPFDVLLIVLLGNAVQNALLGQDTSLGGGLLLAATLISINYGVGWLSTRSRRVETLVEGEPILIARDGKVLDSVLKRELVTPADLDAAMRQQGCLSIDDVALAVLEINGHITIVPKKA
- the hemF gene encoding oxygen-dependent coproporphyrinogen oxidase; this translates as MNDFDRVRAYLTDLQDRICAAIETADGQARFAEDLWQRAEGGGGRTRILRDGAVFEQAGIGFSDVAGTRLPPSASANRPELAGASWRATGVSLVFHPANPYLPTTHANVRYFRAERDGVAVASWFGGGFDLTPFYPIDEDVRHWHQVAHDLCAPFGEERYAAHKRWCDEYFFLRHRNETRGVGGLFFDDLHGDFERDFAYLRAVGDGFMDAYLPLVERRKDTPYGEREREFQLYRRGRYVEFNLVYDRGTLFGLQSGGRSESILMSLPPRVRWEYGFQPEAGSDEARLADYLVPRDWV